Proteins encoded together in one Lathyrus oleraceus cultivar Zhongwan6 chromosome 5, CAAS_Psat_ZW6_1.0, whole genome shotgun sequence window:
- the LOC127083702 gene encoding C2 and GRAM domain-containing protein At5g50170 isoform X2, which yields MSKKLYVCVLEATDLPVKNSRVKLKLGKFKYKTRILRNTFSPIWNEEFVFKVKDIADEVLDVILVSHNDEPKVINGSAVDFVGEVRIPVGSVVSEDKNKQILPPTWFSLQCLNKNGKYFNKFCGKILLTISLHCKDYASFINHKHSPNSTTASEDSTDLEGLHISSQPSFRKIGKMGEGKHLFKVIARIFNKKERNSKSADCSESSNSLSDNEDSVQENSSTCSFGEGIAIMESKDNQPESPENLQGGILVDKIYAVSPYNLNVFLFAPNSQFRKDLAELQETTNLQEGAWSWKGEDMSCLTRVVTYTKAASKLVKAVNATEDQTYIRVAKDEFDVLVSVCTPEVPYGNTFQVELLYKIMPGNASSGEESSHLVISWGIIFLQSTMMKGMIESGAKQGLKESFDQFSNLLAQSFKVLDKENLTNKEQFLATLQTESQWNWWQAIAYFWNFTIVSTLFMLLYVLLHILRCGPSQPQGLEFRGIELPDSLGELVTSGILVIQLQRVYNMVSHFVQARFQMGTDHGMRAHGDGWVVTVALIEGVDLALLESTGLSDPYVVFTCNGQTRSSSVKLETSDPQWNELLEFDAMEEPPSVLDVEVFDFDGPFDQDVSLGHAEINFLKHTSTELADMWVMLEGKPALSVQSKLHLRIFLDNNKGVETIKDYMEKKEKEVGKKGRLFLSARILGFYANLFGHKTNFFFLWEDIESIQVLPPSLASLGSPTLVIILRRGRGTDARHGAKTQDEEGRLRFHFQSFVSFGSASRTITALWRTRILNPYQKEQITEEHEDQEVLLMPENSGSTEEKMSRIYSAELPIKMRSVMMGIFDGGHLEHKIMKRTGCMNYDTTDWEPVKPDVLERHVSYQFNRHLSVFDVTSTQQKLPNTNAEGWIINEVMVLNGVPFSDHFHIHFRYEIEKSVLGECACKCDVYIGIMWLRSSKFQRRINRNITAKFKTQLEEIFELVQKEILLMSQNSYE from the exons ATGTCGAAGAAACTATATGTATGTGTATTAGAAGCCACAGACTTACCCGTGAAGAATTCTCGCGTGAAGCTTAAACTTGGAAAGTTCAAGTACAAGACAAGGATATTGAGAAACACGTTCAGCCCCATTTGGAACGAGGAGTTTGTTTTCAAGGTTAAGGATATTGCAGATGAGGTGCTTGATGTAATTCTTGTTAGTCACAATGATGAACCAAAGGTGATCAACGGTTCTGCAGTGGATTTTGTGGGTGAGGTACGGATTCCGGTTGGTTCAGTTGTTTCTGAGGATAAAAATAAGCAAATATTGCCACCAACGTGGTTCTCTCTTCAATGTCTTAACAAGAATGGCAAATATTTCAACAAATTTTGTG GGAAGATTCTTCTTACAATATCTCTTCATTGCAAGGACTATGCTTCTTTTATAAATCATAAGCATTCTCCAAACTCAACTACTGCATCTGAGGACTCGACAGACTTGGAAGGTCTTCACATTTCATCTCAACCATCATTTCGCAAAATTGGTAAAATGGGTGAAGGCAAACATTTGTTCAAGGTTATTGCTAGGATTTTCAATAAAAAAGAACGAAATTCAAAATCCGCGGATTGTTCAGAATCATCAAATTCGTTATCTGATAATGAAGATAGTGTACAAGAAAATTCATCTACATGTAGCTTTGGAGAAGGCATTGCAATAATGGAATCAAAAGATAACCAGCCAGAAAGTCCTGAAAATTTGCAAGGTGGTATTTTAGTAGATAAGATTTATGCAGTGTCTCCATACAACCTTAATGTATTTCTGTTTGCACCAAATTCACAGTTTAGGAAAGATTTAGCAGAACTACAAGAGACAACAAATTTACAAGAGGGAGCTTGGTCCTGGAAAGGTGAAGACATGTCTTGTTTGACTCGAGTTGTTACTTATACAAAAGCTGCTTCAAAATTAGTTAAGGCTGTCAATGCTACTGAGGATCAAACCTATATTAGAGTAGCTAAAGATGAATTTGATGTACTTGTTAGTGTATGCACTCCTGAGGTTCCATATGGGAATACATTTCAAGTCGAATTGCTTTACAAGATAATGCCTGGAAATGCGTCTTCTGGAGAGGAATCTTCTCATCTTGTAATATCATGGGGAATTATCTTCCTTCAAAGCACAATGATGAAAGGTATGATAGAGAGTGGTGCTAAACAAGGTTTGAAGGAGAGTTTTGACCAGTTTTCCAACCTACTTGCTCAGAGTTTCAAGGTGCTAGATAAGGAAAATTTAACTAACAAAGAACAATTCTTAGCAACTTTGCAGACAGAAAGCCAGTGGAATTGGTGGCAGGCAATTGCATACTTCTGGAATTTCACAATAGTTTCCACACTCTTTATGCTTTTGTACGTGTTGTTGCATATTTTAAGGTGTGGTCCAAGTCAACCTCAGGGCTTGGAATTTAGAGGGATTGAGCTGCCAGATAGCTTAGGAGAGCTGGTTACTAGTGGAATTTTAGTTATCCAGTTGCAGCGTGTTTATAATATGGTATCTCACTTTGTGCAGGCAAGATTTCAAATGG GAACTGACCACGGCATGAGGGCACATGGTGATGGATGGGTTGTTACTGTAGCTTTAATTGAGGGGGTTGACCTGGCTTTATTGGAGTCAACAGGGTTGTCAGATCCCTATGTTGTTTTCACCTGTAATGGACAAACAAGGTCAAGCTCTGTCAAGCTTGAGACATCGGATCCTCAATGGAATG AGCTATTAGAGTTCGATGCTATGGAAGAACCACCATCAGTTCTAGATGTTGAAGTTTTTGATTTCGATGGTCCATTTGACCAGGATGTTTCACTTGGACATGCTGAAATCAATTTCCTAAAGCACACATCAACAGAATTGGCAGACATGTGGGTTATGCTTGAGGGAAAGCCCGCTCTTTCTGTTCAATCGAAGTTGCATTTGAGAATTTTCTTGGATAATAATAAAGGAGTTGAAACTATAAAGGATTACATGGAGAAGAAGGAAAAGGAAGTAGGCAAAAAG GGTCGACTATTTCTTTCGGCAAGGATTCTGGGATTTTATGCCAATCTATTTGGACATAAAACCAATTTTTTCTTCCTTTGGGAAGATATTGAAAGCATTCAAGTACTTCCTCCATCATTAGCATCATTAGGAAGCCCTACATTGGTAATAATTCTTCGAAGAGGACGAGGTACTGATGCAAGGCATGGTGCCAAGACGCAAGATGAAGAAGGAAGACTTAGGTTTCATTTTCAATCATTTGTCTCATTCGGTTCTGCATCCAG AACAATAACGGCATTGTGGAGAACAAGAATACTCAACCCCTATCAGAAAGAGCAGATTACAGAAGAGCATGAAGATCAGGAAGTCTTGTTAATGCCTGAAAACTCTGGATCTACTGAGGAAAAAATGTCCAGAATTTACTCAGCAGAACTACCAATTAAG ATGAGATCAGTGATGATGGGAATTTTTGATGGAGGACACCTAGAACATAAGATTATGAAGAGAACTGGTTGTATGAACTATGACACTACAGATTGGGAACCAGTAAAACCTGATGTCCTTGAAAGGCATGTTTCTTACCAATTTAACCGCCATCTATCGGTTTTCGATGTCACAAGCACACAACAAAAATTACCAAACACAAACGCTGAAGGGTGGATTATTAATGAAGTTATGGTCCTTAATGGTGTCCCATTTTCTGATCATTTCCAT ATTCATTTTAGGTACGAAATTGAGAAATCAGTTCTTGGCGAATGTGCTTGCAAATGTGATGTATACATTGGCATTATGTGGCTTAGGAGCTCTAAGTTTCAGCGAAGGATCAACAGGAACATAACAGCCAAGTTTAAAACTCAACTGGAGGAAATATTTGAATTGGTACAGAAAGAGATTTTATTGATGTCTCAGAACTCGTATGAGTAA
- the LOC127080098 gene encoding uncharacterized protein LOC127080098 — MAGEQHSDHSRPLVNYNMDDGPPSHEADVRDGHPSTPSPEPQNNGDVSHAHNLGAETFHPIPVPVEGDAVMIAMVNALNQAGSMLHQQHERIMALEAERQEARPQPVSRIQQRPEPTKKRGRRSPEPHASRARAHRDGGRARTSPRRGHSPDNNELSPLRSDEEDLHCPLSRAIMEAPLPKGMEKPPNLAVYDGTTDPDDHVDNVNAMLDYRNDITGHLKCRLFSTTLRKGAMAWYKSLAPESITSWRVMRSMFTRHFTASRRHPKTEATLEAIVQKKNETLRSYIERFNQEAVEVETTEHMKKYLLERGLLPGSELSRAVGIEPPRTLNELLHKAQAYIRYEEKQVAHNARSGRNAGETEHSKREDTSISRRNGDRRREERPRELREGRGPAGRYSEYTLLTAPRERILAECINSEFKQGRVRFPKPSAPKPHTDKSKYCRFHRSHGHVTEDCVHLKDAIEILIQEGHLKQYTRKNEAPRHDEPEKKRPRENTPPDNSPYQVALCVSRPEDFFPPEPLPEGKITALSPWEDFPTTLVISGGGTNGESAALSVKRKFDELLLTAPEQKATLTKYRGKSNPISFFLEELPGGSPNSAIPLLIRAKMARFDVRRILVDEGSSVDIMYVHLFKTLKLDKTNLAPYVGSDLQGFNGATTRPWGYVELLVTFGEQETAREVKIQFLVVDCPSLYNCIFGRPTLAELTAVPSTVHLKMKYYTKLGRVVTIHGDIEAARRCYDAAVKGQAVVSTKSNCNNKKLKTEDPARGVNAIDLDCRVGLDETEEGRFPKERSLEHPVRPIPDGEFELIPLGDDPERTVKIGKGLPEETREELVACLKENSDLFAWNAAEMPGLDPEIACHKLAVDRAAKPIAQRRRKQSPEKAEAAERAVKDLLEANFISEAQYTTWLSNVVLVKKNNGKWRMCVDYTDLNRACPKDAFPLPNIDSLVDNSAGFKLLSFMDAYSGYNQIPMSPADKKHTAFMTPTGNYYYNVMPFGLKNAGATYQRMMNKVFKDEIGDMLEVYMDDMIVKSHEEITHARHLTKVFEQARQCKMRFNPEKCTFGVRAGKFLGFYLTERGIEANPDKCRAFSEFPTPKTKKSIQSLNGVLASLSRFIAKSAQHALPFFRLLRKEATFDWTDECEQALLHLKKVLSQPPVLSRPSEKETLYLYLSVATEAVSAVLIRETDEGQKPIYFTSKALQGPELRYQQIEKVALALINAARRLRYYFLAHTIKESLESSGAGRLRRGDDPLPDSSRKRPQMDDLRRWRL; from the exons ATGGCCGGAGAACAACATAGCGATCACAGCCGTCCCCTCGTCAACTACAACATGGACGACGGCCCGCCATCCCATGAGGCGGACGTTCGGGACGGTCATCCATCCACCCCGTCTCCAGAGCCCCAAAACAACGGAGATGTCTCTCACGCCCACAATTTAGGGGCAGAGACATTTCATCCCATTCCCGTTCCCGTTGAAGGAGACGCCGTAATGATTGCCATGGTGAATGCCCTCAATCAGGCCGGTTCTATGCTCCACCAGCAGCACGAACGAATCATGGCCCTCGAAGCCGAACGACAAGAGGCCCGGCCCCAGCCGGTGAGTAGGATACAACAACGTCCGGAGCCAACGAAGAAGCGAGGACGTCGCTCTCCCGAACCCCACGCCAGCAGGGCACGCGCCCATCGTGACGGTGGTCGAGCGAGAACATCACCAAGGCGCGGGCACAGCCCCGACAACAACGAACTGTCTCCCTTAAGGAGCGACGAGGAAGATTTGCATTGCCCCCTATCTCGGGCAATAATGGAAGCCCCGCTCCCCAAAGGCATGGAGAAACCGCCAAACCTAGCTGTGTACGACGGGACTACAGATCCCGACGATCACGTCGACAACGTCAACGCGATGCTCGACTACCGCAATGATATAACCGGGCACCTCAAATGCCGACTGTTCTCAACGACCCTCAGGAAAGGGGCCATGGCCTGGTACAAAAGCTTGGCCCCTGAGTCCATTACGTCATGGAGAGTCATGAGGTCCATGTTCACCCGGCACTTCACAGCTTCCCGTCGTCACCCCAAGACTGAGGCGACCCTTGAAGCCATAGtgcagaagaagaatgaaacACTGCGCTCATACATCGAGCGATTCAACCAGGAAGCTGTCGAGGTAGAGACCACCGAGCACATGAAGAAGTATCTCCTCGAGAGAGGTCTCTTACCCGGCAGTGAACTTAGCAGAGCCGTAGGGATCGAGCCTCCCCGCACCTTAAACGAGCTCCTGCATAAAGCCCAGGCCTACATCAGATACGAGGAAAAGCAGGTGGCACACAATGCCCGCAGCGGACGTAACGCTGGGGAGACCGAGCACTCAAAACGCGAGGACACGAGCATTTCCCGTCGCAACGGAGACAGACGAAGAGAAGAAAGACCTCGCGAGCTCCGGGAAGGAAGAGGCCCCGCGGGCAGATATAGCGAGTACACCTTACTGACAGCTCCTCGAGAGCGTATCCTCGCAGAATGTATCAACTCTGAATTTAAGCAGGGCAGGGTCAGGTTCCCAAAACCGTCTGCACCAAAGCCCCACACCGACAAATCAAAGTACTGCCGGTTCCACAGAAGTCACGGACACGTGACCGAAGACTGCGTCCACCTGAAAGATGCGATTGAAATTTTAATCCAAGAAGGGCACCTGAAGCAGTACACGAGGAAGAACGAAGCTCCCAGACACGACGAGCCAGAGAAGAAGAGACCCCGGGAAAACACACCCCCCGACAACTCTCCCTATCAAGTGGCCCTCTGCGTGTCACGACCGGAAGATTTCTTCCCCCCCGAACCATTGCCCGAGGGCAAGATCACTGCACTCAGCCCCTGGGAAGACTTCCCTACCACACTGGTGATATCAGGAGGAGGAACTAACGGGGAATCCGCGGCCCTCTCCGTCAAACGCAAGTTCGACGAACTCCTACTGACTGCCCCCGAGCAGAAAGCGACATTGACAAAATACCGGGGAAAATCCAACCCAATATCCTTCTTCCTGGAGGAACTCCCGGGCGGATCCCCGAACTCGGCCATCCCACTATTGATTAGAGCAAAGATGGCCAGATTCGACGTACGACGCATCCTGGTCGACGAAGGCAGCTCAGTGGATATCATGTACGTCCACCTCTTCAAGACTCTGAAGCTAGACAAGACCAACTTAGCCCCCTACGTCGGATCAGATCTCCAAGGATTCAACGGAGCAACAACCAGACCGTGGGGATATGTTGAGCTCCTCGTCACTTTCGGCGAACAAGAAACGGCCAGGGAAGTCAAAATCCAATTCCTGGTCGTAGACTGTCCGTCTCTCTACAATTGCATCTTTGGACGCCCGACACTGGCCGAACTCACTGCGGTCCCATCCACCGTCCACCTGAAGATGAAATACTACACCAAATTGGGACGTGTGGTCACCATCCATGGTGACATCGAAGCAGCCCGGCGATGCTACGACGCCGCAGTAAAAGGACAGGCTGTAGTCAGCACGAAGAGCAACTGCAACAACAAAAAACTCAAGACCGAGGATCCCGCCCGAGGAGTCAACGCCATCGACCTCGACTGTCGCGTCGGGCTGGACGAGACCGAAGAGGGGAGGTTCCCCAAGGAACGCTCTCTCGAACACCCGGTCCGACCAATCCCCGACGGGGAATTCGAACTCATTCCTCTTGGGGACGATCCGGAAAGGACGGTGAAGATAGGTAAGGGACTACCCGAGGAAACAAGAGAAGAGCTAGTAGCATGCCTCAAAGAGAACTCCGACCTCTTCGCGTGGAATGCCGCAGAAATGCCCGGGCTGGACCCCGAGATCGCGTGTCATAAGCTAGCTGTAGACCGGGCAGCCAAGCCCATAGCACAGCGTAGACGCAAGCAATCGCCCGAAAAGGCAGAGGCTGCCGAGCGAGCTGTAAAAGACCTCTTAGAGGCAAATTTTATTTCTGAAGCCCAGTACACAACCTGGCTCTCTAATGTAGTCCTCgttaagaaaaataatggaaaatggcgtatgtgtgttgattatactgATCTTAATAGGGCTTGCCCGAAAGATGCTTTCCCCCTCCCTAATATAGACTCGCTCGTTGACAACTCTGCAGGTTTTAAACTCTTGTCCTTCATGGACGCATATAGTGGATACAACCAGATCCCTATGTCGCCCGCGGACAAGAAACACACAGCGTTCATGACCCCAACGGGCAACTACTATTACAACGTGATGCCGTTCGGGCTCAAGAACGCTGGCGCTACATACCAACGCATGATGAACAAAGTCTTCAAGGACGAAATAGGGGACATGCTCGAAGTATACATGGACGACATGATCGTTAAATCACACGAGGAAATAACCCATGCTCGACACCTTACGAAGGTATTCGAACAGGCGAGACAGTGTAAAATGAGGTTCAACCCCGAGAAATGCACGTTCGGAGTCCGGGCAGGCAAGTTCCTCGGTTTCTATCTCACCGAAAGAGGGATCGAGGCCAACCCCGACAAATGCCGGGCATTCTCGGAGTTTCCGACCCCGAAAACCAAAAAATCGATCCAGTCGCTCAATGGAGTGCTCGCCTCACTCTCCCGTTTCATCGCCAAGTCCGCCCAGCACGCATTGCCATTCTTCAGACTCCTTCGCAAAGAGGCTACCTTCGACTGGACCGACGAATGCGAGCAAGCGCTACTCCATCTAAAGAAGGTTCTGTCCCAACCCCCGGTCTTGTCACGGCCATCAGAAAAGGAAACCCTATACTTGTACCTATCCGTGGCGACCGAGGCCGTCAGCGCCGTTCTAATAAGAGAAACCGACGAAGGACAAAAGCCCATCTATTTTACGAGTAAAGCACTCCAAGGTCCCGAGCTCCGATATCAGCAAATCGAAAAGGTCGCCCTGGCCCTCATCAACGCAGCGAGGAGACTACGATACTATTTCCTCGCACACACGATAAAG GAAAGCCTTGAAAGCTCAGGCGCTGGCCGACTTCGTCGCGGAGATGACCCACTGCCCGACTCCAGCAGAAAGCGCCCACAAATGGACGATCTTCGTCGATGGCGCCTCTAG
- the LOC127083702 gene encoding C2 and GRAM domain-containing protein At5g50170 isoform X1 produces the protein MSKKLYVCVLEATDLPVKNSRVKLKLGKFKYKTRILRNTFSPIWNEEFVFKVKDIADEVLDVILVSHNDEPKVINGSAVDFVGEVRIPVGSVVSEDKNKQILPPTWFSLQCLNKNGKYFNKFCGKILLTISLHCKDYASFINHKHSPNSTTASEDSTDLEGLHISSQPSFRKIGKMGEGKHLFKVIARIFNKKERNSKSADCSESSNSLSDNEDSVQENSSTCSFGEGIAIMESKDNQPESPENLQGGILVDKIYAVSPYNLNVFLFAPNSQFRKDLAELQETTNLQEGAWSWKGEDMSCLTRVVTYTKAASKLVKAVNATEDQTYIRVAKDEFDVLVSVCTPEVPYGNTFQVELLYKIMPGNASSGEESSHLVISWGIIFLQSTMMKGMIESGAKQGLKESFDQFSNLLAQSFKVLDKENLTNKEQFLATLQTESQWNWWQAIAYFWNFTIVSTLFMLLYVLLHILRCGPSQPQGLEFRGIELPDSLGELVTSGILVIQLQRVYNMVSHFVQARFQMGTDHGMRAHGDGWVVTVALIEGVDLALLESTGLSDPYVVFTCNGQTRSSSVKLETSDPQWNELLEFDAMEEPPSVLDVEVFDFDGPFDQDVSLGHAEINFLKHTSTELADMWVMLEGKPALSVQSKLHLRIFLDNNKGVETIKDYMEKKEKEVGKKLSLPSPQRNSTFQKLFGLPPEEFLISDFTCYLKRKMPLQGRLFLSARILGFYANLFGHKTNFFFLWEDIESIQVLPPSLASLGSPTLVIILRRGRGTDARHGAKTQDEEGRLRFHFQSFVSFGSASRTITALWRTRILNPYQKEQITEEHEDQEVLLMPENSGSTEEKMSRIYSAELPIKMRSVMMGIFDGGHLEHKIMKRTGCMNYDTTDWEPVKPDVLERHVSYQFNRHLSVFDVTSTQQKLPNTNAEGWIINEVMVLNGVPFSDHFHIHFRYEIEKSVLGECACKCDVYIGIMWLRSSKFQRRINRNITAKFKTQLEEIFELVQKEILLMSQNSYE, from the exons ATGTCGAAGAAACTATATGTATGTGTATTAGAAGCCACAGACTTACCCGTGAAGAATTCTCGCGTGAAGCTTAAACTTGGAAAGTTCAAGTACAAGACAAGGATATTGAGAAACACGTTCAGCCCCATTTGGAACGAGGAGTTTGTTTTCAAGGTTAAGGATATTGCAGATGAGGTGCTTGATGTAATTCTTGTTAGTCACAATGATGAACCAAAGGTGATCAACGGTTCTGCAGTGGATTTTGTGGGTGAGGTACGGATTCCGGTTGGTTCAGTTGTTTCTGAGGATAAAAATAAGCAAATATTGCCACCAACGTGGTTCTCTCTTCAATGTCTTAACAAGAATGGCAAATATTTCAACAAATTTTGTG GGAAGATTCTTCTTACAATATCTCTTCATTGCAAGGACTATGCTTCTTTTATAAATCATAAGCATTCTCCAAACTCAACTACTGCATCTGAGGACTCGACAGACTTGGAAGGTCTTCACATTTCATCTCAACCATCATTTCGCAAAATTGGTAAAATGGGTGAAGGCAAACATTTGTTCAAGGTTATTGCTAGGATTTTCAATAAAAAAGAACGAAATTCAAAATCCGCGGATTGTTCAGAATCATCAAATTCGTTATCTGATAATGAAGATAGTGTACAAGAAAATTCATCTACATGTAGCTTTGGAGAAGGCATTGCAATAATGGAATCAAAAGATAACCAGCCAGAAAGTCCTGAAAATTTGCAAGGTGGTATTTTAGTAGATAAGATTTATGCAGTGTCTCCATACAACCTTAATGTATTTCTGTTTGCACCAAATTCACAGTTTAGGAAAGATTTAGCAGAACTACAAGAGACAACAAATTTACAAGAGGGAGCTTGGTCCTGGAAAGGTGAAGACATGTCTTGTTTGACTCGAGTTGTTACTTATACAAAAGCTGCTTCAAAATTAGTTAAGGCTGTCAATGCTACTGAGGATCAAACCTATATTAGAGTAGCTAAAGATGAATTTGATGTACTTGTTAGTGTATGCACTCCTGAGGTTCCATATGGGAATACATTTCAAGTCGAATTGCTTTACAAGATAATGCCTGGAAATGCGTCTTCTGGAGAGGAATCTTCTCATCTTGTAATATCATGGGGAATTATCTTCCTTCAAAGCACAATGATGAAAGGTATGATAGAGAGTGGTGCTAAACAAGGTTTGAAGGAGAGTTTTGACCAGTTTTCCAACCTACTTGCTCAGAGTTTCAAGGTGCTAGATAAGGAAAATTTAACTAACAAAGAACAATTCTTAGCAACTTTGCAGACAGAAAGCCAGTGGAATTGGTGGCAGGCAATTGCATACTTCTGGAATTTCACAATAGTTTCCACACTCTTTATGCTTTTGTACGTGTTGTTGCATATTTTAAGGTGTGGTCCAAGTCAACCTCAGGGCTTGGAATTTAGAGGGATTGAGCTGCCAGATAGCTTAGGAGAGCTGGTTACTAGTGGAATTTTAGTTATCCAGTTGCAGCGTGTTTATAATATGGTATCTCACTTTGTGCAGGCAAGATTTCAAATGG GAACTGACCACGGCATGAGGGCACATGGTGATGGATGGGTTGTTACTGTAGCTTTAATTGAGGGGGTTGACCTGGCTTTATTGGAGTCAACAGGGTTGTCAGATCCCTATGTTGTTTTCACCTGTAATGGACAAACAAGGTCAAGCTCTGTCAAGCTTGAGACATCGGATCCTCAATGGAATG AGCTATTAGAGTTCGATGCTATGGAAGAACCACCATCAGTTCTAGATGTTGAAGTTTTTGATTTCGATGGTCCATTTGACCAGGATGTTTCACTTGGACATGCTGAAATCAATTTCCTAAAGCACACATCAACAGAATTGGCAGACATGTGGGTTATGCTTGAGGGAAAGCCCGCTCTTTCTGTTCAATCGAAGTTGCATTTGAGAATTTTCTTGGATAATAATAAAGGAGTTGAAACTATAAAGGATTACATGGAGAAGAAGGAAAAGGAAGTAGGCAAAAAG TTGAGTCTTCCATCACCTCAAAGGAATTCTACATTCCAAAAATTGTTTGGGTTGCCTCCAGAAGAATTTCTAATCAGCGATTTCACATGTTACCTGAAGAGAAAAATGCCTTTACAG GGTCGACTATTTCTTTCGGCAAGGATTCTGGGATTTTATGCCAATCTATTTGGACATAAAACCAATTTTTTCTTCCTTTGGGAAGATATTGAAAGCATTCAAGTACTTCCTCCATCATTAGCATCATTAGGAAGCCCTACATTGGTAATAATTCTTCGAAGAGGACGAGGTACTGATGCAAGGCATGGTGCCAAGACGCAAGATGAAGAAGGAAGACTTAGGTTTCATTTTCAATCATTTGTCTCATTCGGTTCTGCATCCAG AACAATAACGGCATTGTGGAGAACAAGAATACTCAACCCCTATCAGAAAGAGCAGATTACAGAAGAGCATGAAGATCAGGAAGTCTTGTTAATGCCTGAAAACTCTGGATCTACTGAGGAAAAAATGTCCAGAATTTACTCAGCAGAACTACCAATTAAG ATGAGATCAGTGATGATGGGAATTTTTGATGGAGGACACCTAGAACATAAGATTATGAAGAGAACTGGTTGTATGAACTATGACACTACAGATTGGGAACCAGTAAAACCTGATGTCCTTGAAAGGCATGTTTCTTACCAATTTAACCGCCATCTATCGGTTTTCGATGTCACAAGCACACAACAAAAATTACCAAACACAAACGCTGAAGGGTGGATTATTAATGAAGTTATGGTCCTTAATGGTGTCCCATTTTCTGATCATTTCCAT ATTCATTTTAGGTACGAAATTGAGAAATCAGTTCTTGGCGAATGTGCTTGCAAATGTGATGTATACATTGGCATTATGTGGCTTAGGAGCTCTAAGTTTCAGCGAAGGATCAACAGGAACATAACAGCCAAGTTTAAAACTCAACTGGAGGAAATATTTGAATTGGTACAGAAAGAGATTTTATTGATGTCTCAGAACTCGTATGAGTAA
- the LOC127080095 gene encoding uncharacterized protein LOC127080095: protein MGEEQHKWLSKLLGFDFEVKYKPGRENNDADSLSRQMHYAHITTIQCEAWEGWEDEVHKNDKIKVIMQTLVSDPCSHKGFQLKGGRLYHKGIVVNPKQSPRVAWILNKFHDTVVGGHSGPRLSKSGSQ from the coding sequence ATGGGGGAAGAACAACATAAATGGTTGTCCAAACTTTTAGGGTTTGACTTTGAGGTTAAGTACAAACCTGGAAGGGAAAACAATGATGCAGATTCCTTATCCAGACAAATGCATTATGCTCACATCACAACCATTCAATGTGAAGCTTGGGAAGGGTGGGAAGATGAAGTACATAAAAATGATAAGATAAAAGTTATTATGCAGACACTAGTATCAGACCCTTGTAGCCATAAAGGGTTTCAACTTAAAGGGGGAAGATTATATCATAAAGGCATAGTAGTGAATCCAAAGCAATCACCAAGAGTGGCTTGGATTCTCAATAAGTTTCATGATACAGTTGTAGGTGGACACTCTGGACCACGGTTGTCAAAATCGGGATCTCAATAA
- the LOC127080096 gene encoding uncharacterized protein LOC127080096 — MLAHYANEKHFPHQTLVAPPSDARFKNWYTGSYLLDAVDSLQPPTREFAKPLLMSICDAIKSTAQGQASACGKLEAGALRNGTKVLVMPSDVVGTVRTLERDSNACSVARAGDNVAVTLHGVDGSHVLAGVVLCHPYFPVAVAKHLELKLLVLDGASPILVGAQLEFHIHHAKEPARVSRILSMLDPKTGKVTKKSPRCLVSKQSAVIEVILNEPCRKCNKFPLKSHQ, encoded by the coding sequence ATGCTGGCACACTATGCTAATGAGAAGCATTTTCCACATCAAACTCTGGTAGCACCCCCTTCTGATGCTCGCTTCAAAAACTGGTATACTGGATCTTATCTGTTAGATGCAGTTGACTCACTACAACCTCCTACTAGAGAATTCGCCAAACCTCTGCTAATGTCAATATGTGATGCCATCAAATCAACTGCACAAGGACAGGCGTCTGCTTGTGGTAAACTGGAAGCAGGAGCTCTTCGAAATGGAACAAAGGTACTAGTTATGCCTTCAGATGTTGTTGGAACAGTACGCACATTGGAGCGTGACTCTAATGCCTGCTCTGTTGCAAGAGCTGGAGATAACGTAGCTGTAACGTTGCATGGTGTTGATGGAAGTCATGTATTGGCTGGAGTTGTATTATGCCATCCCTACTTTCCTGTTGCTGTTGCAAAGCATTTAGAGTTGAAATTGCTTGTCTTGGATGGTGCAAGTCCCATATTGGTTGGCGCTCAGTTAGAGTTTCATATTCATCATGCAAAGGAACCTGCTAGAGTTTCAAGAATATTGTCGATGCTTGATCCCAAGACTGGTAAGGTGACCAAAAAGTCCCCTCGCTGTCTCGTGTCAAAACAAAGTGCAGTAATTGAGGTGATTTTGAATGAGCCATGTAGGAAGTGCAACAAATTCCCATTGAAGTCGCACCAATAG